A region of the Deltaproteobacteria bacterium genome:
CTCTGCATCTCCGGCGGAGCGCTGTTGGTCGTTCCTCGGGGCCAGATGAGGCCGACGTGAGGCTCTCGTCCAAGGAGCTGCGCGTTCGCGCCGCGGAAGCCCGCCGGCACTACGCGCGCTGCGATCTCTGCGCCCATCTCTGCGGCGTCGATCGGACCTCGGCCCCTGCCGGCGTCTGCCAGGAGGACGACGGGCTTTCGCTCGCCGGCGCCGGGGTCCATTACGGAGAAGAGCCCGAGCTGGTTCCATCCGGGGTGGTCCTGATCGCAGGCTGCAACCTCGCCTGCCAGACCTGCGAGACCTGGTCGTTCTCGTTGGAGAGGCGCGACGCGGTGCGCGCTTCTCCCGCGCAGCTCGCCGCGATCCTCCTCGATCTGCAGAAGGCCGGGGCCGCGAACGCGAACTTCGTCACGCCCACGCATGTCCTGCCGGTGTTGCTGGAAGGGCTCGCAATCGCCGCAGAGCACGGCTTTTCGCTGCCCGTGGTGTGGAACTGCGGTGGATACGAGAGCGTCGAGGCGCTGCGGCTCCTGGACGGCGTCGTCGACGTCTATCTCCCCGACGCAAAATATGGTGACGATGCCGCGGCTTACGAGCTCTCGGGTTGTACCCGATACACCGCCGCCCTGGAGGCGTCGCTGCGCGAGATGCACCGGCAAACCAAGGTGATCGTGCGCCATCTCGTCCTGCCCGCCGGCGTGGCGGCACCGGAAAAGCTGATGCCGCGCATCGCCGCCGTGTCAAAGGCGATCTGCGTCAACGTCCTTTCGCAGTATCGTCCTCTGTATCGCGGCTCGCGCTTCCCGGTCATTGCCCGCGGAGTGACCGACCGGGAAGTTTCTGGCGCGATTGAAGCGGCCCGATCCGCCGGCCTGCGCCACATCCTGATGGACGG
Encoded here:
- a CDS encoding radical SAM protein: MRLSSKELRVRAAEARRHYARCDLCAHLCGVDRTSAPAGVCQEDDGLSLAGAGVHYGEEPELVPSGVVLIAGCNLACQTCETWSFSLERRDAVRASPAQLAAILLDLQKAGAANANFVTPTHVLPVLLEGLAIAAEHGFSLPVVWNCGGYESVEALRLLDGVVDVYLPDAKYGDDAAAYELSGCTRYTAALEASLREMHRQTKVIVRHLVLPAGVAAPEKLMPRIAAVSKAICVNVLSQYRPLYRGSRFPVIARGVTDREVSGAIEAARSAGLRHILMDGRPV